A part of Papilio machaon chromosome 23, ilPapMach1.1, whole genome shotgun sequence genomic DNA contains:
- the LOC123722315 gene encoding splicing factor, arginine/serine-rich 19-like, which translates to MSATNKEKTTREGPVRGESLGGSDSRPIGPIVYGGAIRRVKEERRLGSNGGSREEKEKKRDRVRRLSDSDSTDSRGSMASASSRFASMESLDQDGRFWSESRGQKRPRDKELSGSSTDTPAKGAHKRRGRGRPPTTGEYVGLAAAKEVLRKATEAEMRARAEAELLDSVLEARKTRSALATANPSTAENEEDTATTVLKRIGSSLEVVEKVAKKSSNLKGTFVRALQDAVSAIKEDVAGLAQRTISDETRALQADNARLQADMASLRKELNEMRQEMERVRKQGSANALMDTTMEAVPVRPPPQPQAESSLEDICRAVMVQVGGMLNARLASLEDRLLPERNMRPPLASDKNKEDRTYATATAKPKPAPSSGTQKTAGTKAPPVPAQPGPSGLTRQPPTVPKKSKKGSKKGAKKKKKTRPSTGENLKSSSVAPVAPSNAPPRRPLNPDALEENWVTVGRNGKAQRHKSKAAPTQASTSPPASRPQRLKVPRSSAVVVTLTEAAIKKGLTYSSVLREAKSKLDLKEAIGVEAVQFRRAVTGATIIRIPGATSAPKADILAQKLQEIYQSDDIKVSRPEKMVDVKIEGLDDSTTPEEIKEAIMKKGACPADQVRAGQLRQNRSGLFDIWAQVPVTTAKKLVTGRFLVGWVAAKVTIGRPRELRCYRCMQQGHTASRCDAEDRSRLCYKCGQEGHKAASCPSQPNCILCTAAGKDAKHRLGSLNCSAPRKTVPKRALAEVARSAPPPSGEEMEIAEAVQN; encoded by the coding sequence atgagcGCGacgaataaagaaaaaactaccCGGGAGGGTCCCGTTCGCGGGGAATCCCTTGGTGGGTCGGACAGCCGGCCCATCGGCCCCATTGTATACGGGGGGGCCATTCGCCGTGTGAAGGAGGAGAGAAGGTTAGGGTCAAATGGAGGAAGTAGAGAGGAGAAGGAGAAGAAGAGAGATAGAGTGAGGAGGCTGTCTGATTCAGATTCAACAGACAGCAGGGGCTCCATGGCAAGCGCTTCCAGCCGCTTTGCTTCCATGGAGTCCCTAGACCAGGACGGGAGATTTTGGAGCGAGAGCCGCGGCCAGAAGAGGCCCAGAGATAAGGAGTTAAGCGGCAGCTCCACAGACACCCCCGCCAAGGGGGCACACAAGAGAAGAGGACGCGGCCGTCCACCAACCACCGGCGAGTACGTCGGGCTGGCGGCCGCCAAAGAAGTTTTGAGAAAGGCGACAGAGGCGGAGATGAGGGCACGAGCCGAGGCGGAGCTCCTCGACTCAGTTTTGGAAGCCCGCAAGACTCGCTCGGCACTGGCCACGGCAAATCCATCCACTGCCGAAAATGAAGAAGACACGGCGACCACCGTCCTCAAACGGATTGGGTCCAGCCTTGAAGTAGTTGAGAAAGTTGCAAAGAAATCGTCCAACCTAAAGGGGACCTTCGTGCGCGCACTGCAAGACGCTGTCAGTGCAATAAAAGAAGACGTTGCTGGCCTTGCGCAGAGGACGATATCGGATGAAACACGCGCCTTGCAGGCAGATAACGCCCGCCTGCAAGCTGATATGGCCAGCCTCCGCAAGGAGCTGAATGAGATGCGCCAGGAGATGGAGAGGGTGCGGAAACAGGGTTCCGCCAATGCCCTCATGGACACGACAATGGAGGCCGTCCCTGTCCGGCCCCCACCACAACCACAAGCAGAGTCCTCCCTAGAGGACATATGTCGGGCGGTAATGGTCCAGGTGGGCGGTATGCTCAACGCCCGCCTGGCTTCCCTAGAGGATAGGTTGCTCCCTGAAAGGAATATGCGACCACCATTGGCGTCGGATAAAAACAAGGAAGACCGCACATATGCGACTGCGACCGCGAAGCCCAAACCCGCACCATCTTCGGGTACTCAAAAAACAGCTGGGACGAAGGCGCCCCCGGTGCCAGCACAGCCCGGTCCCAGTGGGCTCACGCGCCAGCCGCCTACCGTGCCCAAGAAGAGCAAAAAAGGCTCCAAAAAAGGAgccaaaaagaagaagaaaactCGGCCGTCGACTGGCGAGAACCTTAAGTCCTCCTCTGTCGCCCCCGTAGCACCATCAAATGCCCCTCCTCGCCGTCCTCTTAACCCGGACGCGCTTGAGGAAAATTGGGTAACCGTAGGGAGAAATGGAAAAGCGCAAAGGCACAAGTCGAAAGCGGCTCCCACACAGGCTTCTACATCTCCGCCTGCATCGCGGCCGCAAAGACTGAAAGTGCCTCGGAGCTCTGCCGTCGTCGTGACACTTACCGAGGCGGCAATCAAAAAGGGGCTGACATATAGTAGTGTTCTGAGAGAGGCGAAATCGAAGCTCGACCTAAAAGAGGCGATAGGCGTGGAAGCGGTGCAATTCCGTCGGGCGGTTACCGGGGCTACTATCATCCGCATCCCCGGCGCCACCAGCGCCCCGAAGGCAGATATCCTGGCGCAGAAGCTCCAGGAAATTTACCAAAGTGACGACATTAAGGTCTCCAGGCCCGAAAAAATGGTCGACGTTAAGATTGAAGGTCTGGACGACTCTACCACGCCGGAAGAAATCAAAGAGGCCATAATGAAAAAAGGGGCATGCCCGGCAGACCAGGTCCGAGCTGGTCAACTCCGCCAGAACAGATCTGGTCTTTTCGACATCTGGGCACAGGTCCCTGTCACAACAGCAAAGAAGCTAGTGACTGGCCGCTTCTTAGTGGGCTGGGTAGCTGCCAAGGTCACGATTGGCAGACCAAGGGAGCTACGCTGCTACCGATGCATGCAGCAAGGACATACAGCGAGTCGCTGCGACGCGGAGGACCGCAGCCGGCTCTGCTATAAATGTGGACAAGAAGGCCACAAGGCCGCATCCTGCCCGTCGCAACCGAACTGCATCCTGTGCACGGCGGCGGGCAAGGATGCCAAACACCGGCTGGGGAGTTTAAATTGCTCGGCGCCCAGAAAAACGGTCCCCAAGAGAGCGCTAGCGGAAGTAGCACGTAGCGCGCCCCCACCGAGCGGGGAAGAAATGGAGATAGCGGAAGCCGTGCAAAATTAA